GTCAATCGGCGGCTTCTCAACAATGGCATTGACCTTGGACAAGTTACTGGCAATCGGCGCACTGCTGATGATGCCGTAGCGGTTAACCGTATTCGGCGGAACTTGTTCGATTCCCAGAATCGAACAATGATGCTGCGCGTATATATCCACCATCTGACTAAGGCAACTGCGGTCACCGCCATCGATTAAATCATCAGCTAGTAATACCGCAAAAGGTTCATCACCGACAACCGATTGCGCGCACAAAACAGCGTGTCCCAGCCCGAGCGCTTCGGCTTGACGGATATAAACGCAATCCACGTGCGGCGGCAAAATATTGCGGACAATGTTCAGCATGTCCTGTTTTCTTCCTGCTTCAAGATTTGCTTCCAATTCAAACGCTTTATCAAAGTGATCGGGTATTGAGCTTTTATTACGCCCGATGATAAAAATCAAAACATCAATACCCGCGGCAACCGCCTCTTCAGCAGCGAATTGGATCAACGGCTTATCAACGATAGGCAGCATTTCCTTGGGATTCGCCTTGGTTGCTGGCAAAAAACGCGTGCCTAATCCGGCCACGGGAAAGACTGCTTTTCTGATCGCTTTCATTTATAGTTCTCCTTAATATTAAGTCGCCACTATCGCATTAATGCGATTCCGGTAAACCAAAACAAAAATTTCAGTCAGCTTTGATAGCCCTTGGGGTTGATACTTTGCCAGTGCCAGCTGCTTGCACACATATCTTCTAGTCCAAGCTTTGCTTGCCAGCCCAATAGCTCAAGCGCACGTTTTGGATCCGCGTAACAAGAAGCAATGTCACCGGGACGCCGGGGGGCGATCTTGTAAGGAATAGGCCGCCCGCTCGCTTGCTGGTAGGCTCGCACGACATCCAGCACGCTATAACCTTGCCCAGTGCCCAGATTTACGGTCAAACAACCGGAATATTGATCACTTTGCTCGGAGCGCGCGGCTTCAAGCGCTTCCAGCGCCTTCAGATGCCCCAGCGCCAAGTCGACCACGTGAATGTAATCGCGCACGCCGGTACCATCCGGTGTGGGATAGTCGTCCCCCCACACATTCAGTGCTTCCCTTCGCCCTATCGCGACCTGCGCCACGAAAGGCATCAAATTATTGGGAATTCCCTGTGGATCTTCGCCGATTAACCCGCTCGCATGCGCACCGACCGGATTAAAATACCGCAAGATGGCAATGCGGAATGAAGCGTCGCTGTGCTGTACATCGCGCAGAATCTCTTCGATCATCAGCTTACTGCGTCCGTAGGGATTCGTTGCGGATAGCGGATGATCCTCGGTCAGCGGTAACCGCACCGGATCGCCATAAACTGTGGCGGAGGAACTGAATACCAAGGTTTTGACACCGCACTCCTGCATCGCCTCCAATAACCGTAATGTACCGCCTACGTTATTATCGTAATAGGAAAACGGCTGTTCTACGGATTCCCCGACGGCTTTGAGTCCGGCAAAGTGGATCACTGCTTTGGCTTTGCTTTTCTGCAAAGCGCTGACCAAGGCGGCGCGGTCACGGCAATCACCTGTGATTAATGCGGGTTTTCTGCCGGTAATTTTCTGCACCCGGGCCAATGCTTCGGGATTGCTGTTACAAAAGTTGTCGAAAACAGTGATGTCAAACCCTGCATTCAATAATTCCACGCAAGTATGCGAACCGATATATCCGGCACCGCCCGTAACAAGAATCATGATGTGTGACCTCGACTATAAATGACCGGTATGCAGCGCCAAAAAATGCACCAGGAATCGTAAGGTGCTATTTTCCGGCTGCCGTGTAGCGAAATGCATTCAAGCTTGCCGGGCTTTGATTTGTCAACTTATTGACCGGAATCTCACCGGTCCGGCCATCCCGGTACGCGTACTGTTGTGTTCTTGCCAATACGGTTGACTATCTTTGCATCAACCGAGAGCACCGATGTCCAGCAAGTAATTGATAATATGCTCGACCGCCTGCTCGGGTGTTTGAGCCGTCGTATCAATGCGGACTTCGGGGTTTTCCGGTGCTTCGTAAGGTGAATCGAGTCCGGTGAAATCTTTCAGTTCGCCGCTACGCGCTTTTTTATACAATCCTTTGGGATCCCGCTCTTCCGCCGCCTGAATCGGTGTGTCGACAAATACTTCAAAGAATTCACCCTGCGCTACCAATTCACGCGCCATCTCGCGTTCGGCGGAAAATGGTGAAATCATTGAAACCAGCACGATTTGCCCCGCATCAACCAGCAATTTAGCCACTTCCGCAGTACGCCGGACATTTTCAATCCGGTCGGCATCGGTAAAACCGAGATCTTTATTCAGGCCATGGCGAATAGTGTCTCCGTCCAGCAAATAAGTATGCTTGCCGAGCGAATACAGCTTTCTCTCGAGCAACATAGCGATGGTCGATTTGCCGCTGCCGGACAACCCGGTAAACCAGATGATAAAAGGCTTTTGTCCTTTGAGCGCGGCATGCGCCTGCTTATTGACGTGGAAATCTTGCCACTGGCTACTATCGTGCGGTTGACGCAAGGCCGAATGCAACATACCGGCACCGACAGTATTATTGGTTAGCCGGTCAATCATGATGAAACCGCCGGTATCGCGATCTTCGCTATAGGGATCGAATGCGATCAATTGGTCCGTACTCAGATTGCAAACGCCGATTTCATTGAGCTCTAATTTCGTCGCGGCAACCTGCTCGAGTGTATTAACATTCACCTTGTGTTTCAGCGTTGAGACATTGGCCGTTACTGTTTTTGTGCCAATTTTCATCAAATAGGGCCTGCCGGGCAACATCGCCTCATCGGTCATCCAAACCACCGTGGCTTCAAACTGATTGGCTACTCCGGGCGGTGAATCGGTAGTCGCCAGAACATCACCCCGGCTGATATCGATCTCATCCGTCAGTGTCAGCGTAATCGACTGACCGGAAATAGCTGTTTCCAGATCGCCGTCTTGCGTGACGATGCGCGCCACACGGCTTTCTCTTCCGGATGGCAGAACGCAAATGGCATCGCCGAGTTTGACACTACCGCGCACCACCATGCCGGAGTAACCGCGAAAATCCAGATTGGGGCGATTTACCCACTGCACCGGCATACGAAAAACACCGGATTGTTCAGCGGCATCTTCTACCTGTACATTCTCCAGATAGCTCATCAAGGTGTCGCCGCTATACCACGGTGTATTCCTGCTCAACTCGGTAATATTATCGCCTTTCAAAGCCGACATCGGGATGGCGACAATGTTTTGCAATCCGATCTTTTTGGCGAATACACGATAGTCGTGATCGATCCGGTTAAAAACCTCTTCGGAATATCCCACCATGTCGAGCTTATTGATCGCCAGCACCACATGCCTGATGCCGATTAATGACACCAAATAGCTATGCCGCCGCGTTTGCGTCAATACGCCCTTGCGTGCGTCGATCAGAATAATCGCCACATCCGCAGTCGAAGCGCCGGTGATCATGTTACGGGTGTATTGTTCATGCCCCGGCGTATCCGCTACGATAAACTTGCGCTTGTCGGTAGAAAAGAAACGATACGCGACATCGATGGTAATACCTTGCTCGCGCTCAGCCGTCAGTCCGTCCACCAGAAGCGCGAAATCCAAATCTCCGGCTTGCGTACCCACTTTCTTTGAATCGGCTTCCAATTGAGTCAGTTGATCTTCAAACAACATCTTGGATTCATACAACAGACGCCCGATCAAAGTGCTTTTTCCGTCATCCACGCTGCCGCAAGTAATAAAACGAAGCAGGCTTTTGTTCTCGTGTGTTTTTAAATATAGCTCGATGTCCTCGGCTATCAAATCAGATACATGCGCCATTAGAAATAGCCCTCCTGCTTCTTTTTCTCCATGGAACCGGTTGAATCGTGATCAATCAACCGTCCCTGCCGTTCCGATGTTCGGGTAAGCAGCATTTCCTGAATGATGGCCGTCAACGTATTGGCTTCACTTTCAATCGCACCGGTGAGCGGATAACAACCCAATGTACGGAATCGCACGCTTTTCATCATCGGCTGCTCACCTTCCCGCATCGGTAAACGCTCGTCATCCACCATGATCAAGGTGCCATCGCGTTCGACCACTGGCCGTTCCTTGGCGAAATACAATGGCACAATAGGAATATTATTCAGATAGATATACTGCCATATATCGAGTTCTGTCCAGTTGGAAAGCGGAAACACCCGGATACTTTCGCCTTTATGCTTACGCGCATTGTATAGCCGCCAGAGTTCGGGGCGTTGCAGTTTGGGATCCCAGCGGTGCTGCGCGGAGCGAATGGAGAAAATGCGCTCCTTGGCGCGGGATTTTTCTTCATCGCGGCGCGCACCGCCAAATGCCACATCAAAACCATATTTATCCAGCGCCTGCTTCAATCCTTCAGTTTTCCAGATATCCGTATGAATCGCCGAACCGTGCGTGAACGGATTGATATTCTTTTCCACGCCCTGCGGATTGATGTGAACGATCAACTCGAGTCCAAGCTTTTTCGCCATAACATCACGAAATTCAATCATTTCCCTGAATTTCCACGTGGTATCGACATGCAGCAACGGAAATGGCGGTTTTGAAGGATAAAACGCTTTCACCGCAAGATGCAGCATCACTGCACTATCTTTTCCAATGGAATAGAGCATCACCGGGTGTTCGCATTCCGCAACCACCTCCCGCATGATCTGAATACTCTCAGCTTCAAGGCGCTGTAAATGAGTCAGCATTATTAATTGTTTCCTTTATTGGTAAACACAGCCGGTATAGCGTTATATTAAATTGCTTTGGATGCATTTAATACGAAATGATTACTTTTTTTGTAGTCATTTACTGCCGCAGAATAGTGATTAGCACGCCAAAAACGTCCGTTAATCCTAGACAGAATAAATCCCAAACGGGATGTGGATTTTGATTTATAGCTCAGGGAATATTATTTACAACGTCGAGTTTTTAATGCGATTTACTGTAAATTTTTTACCTAACTTTGCCAACCTCAACCTATGTGAATATTTTATCCGATACTCGCAATATTGTCAGTCAACAAAACATTATATTCACTTCTTATGACAAAAATGAGCGCTCAATCTAAGAAAGCCATTTATATCGGCAATTGATTCAGGTATAATGCCGCGCTTTGGGTCGTTAGCTCAGCCGGTAGAGCAGCGGACTTTTAATCCGTTGGTCGGCAGTTCGAATCTGCCACGACCTACCAAACAAAAACAAGGGGTTAGCAGAAATGCTTAACCCCTTTATTTTTTCCGGGGTTACACCGGGGTTACTTTGCGGATTTTTTACTTGACGGAAATGCGGTTTTTTGGCGCATTGCTTGCGCCGATTTGATTAAAGCAAAGATGGAAATGTTAATTTTTCACGCCTCATTCGTGGTCGAAAAAATTAACATCAGTTAATTAGGTGCAATTCCACCAAATTAAAAACCCGCCGAAGCGGGTATGTGCAGAAATTAAACAGCCGGTTCAGGAAGTATTTCAGGATAACCGTCCCACAAATTAAACGCAGCGGTCTTGGTCGTCACATCTTGGTTGGCCTTGCCGCCGAAATAAACTCCAGGCAGATACATAGCCTGCACCCATCTGCCAAACTTACCTTTAGAGACGTTCATCGCTGGCTGAGTTAGCTGACTAACAGACGACCAGTTTGGAAACAGCGCATTCCATGCTGCAGCATACCCGGGCGTACAATCGAACAGAACGGCTTCTGATCCATCTACCTTTTTAATTTCTATCCTAAGCCTGCCAGAATCCAAGTCAGAAAAAGTAGCCGCGCGCTTACGGTATATTCTCAGCTTAAAAGGCTCGTTTATTGGCACGCTCACTGAGAAATTTTTGTATCTGTAATAAAACTCATCAGGGGCTACCTCGGTATTTCCCTTTGAGTCGCTTTGACAGTACCATCCAATAGTCCCGGATGGCGCGCCATACTCGTCATAGCCGTCGATTGATCTGGTTATCCCGAAAACGTCCCTTTGATCGCCCTGGCCCGCTCCAGTCCCTCTCGACTTTATATCCCAAAGAGTTACGACCTTACTGCTTGCATCAGTTAGAGTGCTGAAATCGGGCAGTGTTAGAACGAACTCATAGCATAATTCGAACAAATCGCCGGTTGCTAAAGTCAGGTCTCTGTTCAGGTGATGCCAGATTTGCGTCTGAAACCCCGCGGCAGTGCCTGTATTTTTTACTCGAAGGTTGAGTGCATTTAGCGACAATCCCTCGATTGTTTGCGGAGAAATTGACGCACCAAAGTTGTTGTCGAATCCGGCCTGATCAGCGGTTGGAAAATCACCGGACGGGTTAGTGGCCCGTCCTATAGCGTAGACAGCGTATCCGCCAGGATTCGTACTCACGCCGCCGACCGGCCTCACAGCCAAAGGTAGTGCCGCAAGATCGGATACGCTAAATCTGGTTAGCGTATCTGTCCCTTCTAGTGGCACCCAGGCATCGGCAGAAGTAAATCGGTTGGGTGCGCCAAGTTCTATGCCGGAAAATCTTGTCGCGAATAGCAAATTCGCGTTTGGGGAAAATTTCTTTGGAAATAAAAAACTGTAATCTGTAGCCATTTTATACTCCTGCCTGCCAATCTAACGATAGTGATAGTAGGTCTAGCCGATCGGATGCGTTTAATGCGTTAACACCAGCAGTTAGTACCATTGCCGCTGCAGTATTAAACGTGTTGGTTTTGTCAGTCAGCTGCGA
The DNA window shown above is from Nitrosomonas sp. Is35 and carries:
- the galE gene encoding UDP-glucose 4-epimerase GalE; its protein translation is MILVTGGAGYIGSHTCVELLNAGFDITVFDNFCNSNPEALARVQKITGRKPALITGDCRDRAALVSALQKSKAKAVIHFAGLKAVGESVEQPFSYYDNNVGGTLRLLEAMQECGVKTLVFSSSATVYGDPVRLPLTEDHPLSATNPYGRSKLMIEEILRDVQHSDASFRIAILRYFNPVGAHASGLIGEDPQGIPNNLMPFVAQVAIGRREALNVWGDDYPTPDGTGVRDYIHVVDLALGHLKALEALEAARSEQSDQYSGCLTVNLGTGQGYSVLDVVRAYQQASGRPIPYKIAPRRPGDIASCYADPKRALELLGWQAKLGLEDMCASSWHWQSINPKGYQS
- the cysD gene encoding sulfate adenylyltransferase subunit CysD; amino-acid sequence: MLTHLQRLEAESIQIMREVVAECEHPVMLYSIGKDSAVMLHLAVKAFYPSKPPFPLLHVDTTWKFREMIEFRDVMAKKLGLELIVHINPQGVEKNINPFTHGSAIHTDIWKTEGLKQALDKYGFDVAFGGARRDEEKSRAKERIFSIRSAQHRWDPKLQRPELWRLYNARKHKGESIRVFPLSNWTELDIWQYIYLNNIPIVPLYFAKERPVVERDGTLIMVDDERLPMREGEQPMMKSVRFRTLGCYPLTGAIESEANTLTAIIQEMLLTRTSERQGRLIDHDSTGSMEKKKQEGYF
- the galU gene encoding UTP--glucose-1-phosphate uridylyltransferase GalU is translated as MKAIRKAVFPVAGLGTRFLPATKANPKEMLPIVDKPLIQFAAEEAVAAGIDVLIFIIGRNKSSIPDHFDKAFELEANLEAGRKQDMLNIVRNILPPHVDCVYIRQAEALGLGHAVLCAQSVVGDEPFAVLLADDLIDGGDRSCLSQMVDIYAQHHCSILGIEQVPPNTVNRYGIISSAPIASNLSKVNAIVEKPPIDKAPSNLAVVGRYILTPRIFKLLEKTERGAGNEIQLTDAIAKLLQDETVLGYEFDGKRFDCGSKSGYLQATVELALQHPELKQEFEAYLSDLVRKFPQTN
- the cysN gene encoding sulfate adenylyltransferase subunit CysN, with the protein product MAHVSDLIAEDIELYLKTHENKSLLRFITCGSVDDGKSTLIGRLLYESKMLFEDQLTQLEADSKKVGTQAGDLDFALLVDGLTAEREQGITIDVAYRFFSTDKRKFIVADTPGHEQYTRNMITGASTADVAIILIDARKGVLTQTRRHSYLVSLIGIRHVVLAINKLDMVGYSEEVFNRIDHDYRVFAKKIGLQNIVAIPMSALKGDNITELSRNTPWYSGDTLMSYLENVQVEDAAEQSGVFRMPVQWVNRPNLDFRGYSGMVVRGSVKLGDAICVLPSGRESRVARIVTQDGDLETAISGQSITLTLTDEIDISRGDVLATTDSPPGVANQFEATVVWMTDEAMLPGRPYLMKIGTKTVTANVSTLKHKVNVNTLEQVAATKLELNEIGVCNLSTDQLIAFDPYSEDRDTGGFIMIDRLTNNTVGAGMLHSALRQPHDSSQWQDFHVNKQAHAALKGQKPFIIWFTGLSGSGKSTIAMLLERKLYSLGKHTYLLDGDTIRHGLNKDLGFTDADRIENVRRTAEVAKLLVDAGQIVLVSMISPFSAEREMARELVAQGEFFEVFVDTPIQAAEERDPKGLYKKARSGELKDFTGLDSPYEAPENPEVRIDTTAQTPEQAVEHIINYLLDIGALG